GTAAGATACAAAtaagattaaatttttttttttgctatttgaATCTTAAAACTCACAGAAACAAAAAAGGAACATACAAATTGTCTCTTTTTGATTGGATGgaacaaatgtaattttttttgacaattaaGGCAAGTACAATTAACTTAATTcttataaagaattaattaatttaatcatttagaCCTTGTCTTTTTTCTTCTTCTAACATGGCATCTAATTCATCAGTTAAATTGGCTAACATATTTCCAATGTCATTGAGTACATCTGCTGGCTCTTTTTTTCCactgtcataaaaatataagataaaaattacatataaattatattttgtatataaatcaatgtttatatgtattaactaacattttataatagaaaaactcACAAATATAACTAACAATGAAAAATGTAGGatctaaatgtattattattattaataattattacttattagtgattAGGCCATACTGTAatagttgaaatataataatggtcatGTTAAAatctcattattaataataacaatttagtgATGCTACCTACCCAGAGATTTAAGAAAGAGCCTAACCCAAaccaaacttttttcaaatttaacaaactCAAACTGGAcaaacctattttaattttgtacctaactcaaaccataaataaaaaaaataatattattcaaaccaAACTATTTGGCATTTTATTTGGTTTGAATATCTACaattttctgtttatttttgtaaccaTATAAAACACCTTAAGTTTGGTTTGGTTCAAAAATCAAACAGCTCATagcatcaattataattattaaatatgcaaaatgttaaaatatctatCGGGGAACTTAAGTTATTACACAGTTAATTACATTTGTTGGTTtttcagttataatatataaaaattataaagtatcaaatatttgtttttacctTGGAGGCATTAACGAAAATTGACTTGTTGTTGAGTGCATTGAATAACTTGAAGTTGTATAATGAGATCCTTCAGCTAGCATAGGTTGAATTAATTCTAAAatcaaacacaaatattatattcttttaaacataacaaataaaattatagactaACCATTTGTAGATCTGATAGTTCTCTGTTTAATTGTGCCAGCATTTTCATTGGCAAATGGAATAGTATCTGATTCAGTACTTGAATTTGACTATAATacagtgtttatttataattttatatttacacattgtatttaaatgataaatattttactttaaagcTTGCATTTGATCCAATATGATCCTCTAGGTTATGTTTAGGAGACATATTGTCTGTAGTCCATTTGCCTAAAGATTTAGATTGTAATGTTGGAATACAATGTAGATCAGCAACAACAGTTACTTGATGACACTTTTTATTATCTTCACAAGACTGTTGACGTTTAGGTGGCGATGGGGGTCTACGTTTCAATGTATTTAATCCTGAACAGTCTTCtctgaaaacaaaaatacatattttatttaagtgaataattggaaaaacaatttagtataattttttgatcTTACATATTTTGTTGAGTTAATAAAGCAGGGACTTTAGCTATTAATCTTGGCTTAACTAGTCCTCTTGGTCTAGGTAGTGTACCACCACACTCATGAAGAATAGATGTTTCATTTGTTGGTGTTAAATCACcatcttcaaaacttttttgCTGATGTCTCCATTGCGGAGGACCAACAAAGCTACTTGTACCTCCAGtcgttgaatttatattttcatgtaaaCTTTCCAATGATTTGCCACGATGTGTTCCTCTAAgctaaagttatatttaatattaataaataaacatttgacttgaaatataatttagaaaaaatcaaagggggaaataataattctttaccGATTCCTGAAATTCGAGTGTCCAGTTCGAATCCGGAGTAGGTCTAGGGGACTTAGTAAATTGACAAAAGCTcagaatttgataaaaaaagcaACAAGACATGATGAtagcaaattataatttataaaatagatgtatacCTTGATGGGAACAATATCTGTTTGGCAATATAGTTGTTTGCTACTCTCTAATTCCCAAGGTTGATGAAAGCTGTGATACGTGGCATGAACACGTGGCAAATCAAGTTCAACACTGCCCGTACCGCAACTTATGTTAGTGATACTCGTTCCACATCCAGAACTGCTGCTTACAATGCTTAATGGCGACTCGATGCAGGCCTTTTGGATGCAATATACggtttgaataaaaatgaatgcaAATTGAAagcattgtaaaaaataaaaaggtacacatgcaaatttaatattcacaaCCATGCTTTTACAAGAAACAAAATTCAAAGAAACGAGCAATAGTTTGTAGTACTTACATCCCTATTTTCATAATTCATAGTGCCACATtgtttactatataaataaaattaaaaaaagtttggccactaaaattgtataagaaaataaaaatctaagggaaattaatcaaattataaaacaaaaataggaTATGCAATGCAgtgtttacattattaaaaataaaacaaatcaatattccaaatacctacttatatttaagaacatttaatcgggcaaaaaatgtttttataagaagttattaggtatatgaatagACAcagcttattaaatattttaaatttgatagttgtaattcatttttaataatatcaaccCATTAAGTgttgacaaatttaaatattctcagaaaaaatataacatacaaacTAACTAGAACAATGATATtagtaaaatgttcaatataaatatttttagtgaaaaataaataattgtttttattttataagagctacaaaattactaaataatggTAAAATTTGTGTGGATGGATACATAGTGATATAACTAActgcttaataaaaataaaatattt
This portion of the Acyrthosiphon pisum isolate AL4f chromosome A1, pea_aphid_22Mar2018_4r6ur, whole genome shotgun sequence genome encodes:
- the LOC100159758 gene encoding uncharacterized protein LOC100159758 isoform X3, which codes for MRKLSVSSMNKTQKNVPQVKKVPPPAIPDSVACRHSGSSFGSTGYSSSSDDAFLDPNTCIKPDIYDGSDTYCPIGNKSPSSQFNHPAFTFPGSTSYSHPSGNMKMYYHQLSLQEDQGIDMTQSPGRDSPGSSGSGSGSRHSTASLDSGRASGCHLRGNTHWHPELSPSTRVERLLNQGVPDKDIMYSWLVDLHLEEYLPLFISAGYDMRTVSKMTPEDLTAIGVKKPNHRKKLKAEIGLLNISDGLLDYIPGSLDEWLRLLRLEEYGSALEAQGYSTIDDVTQLTWEDLEDIGIVKLGHQKRLLLAIKRVKDIKAGKSFVPHSPYIIQTQACIESPLSIVSSSSGCGTSITNISCGTGSVELDLPRVHATYHSFHQPWELESSKQLYCQTDIVPIKSPRPTPDSNWTLEFQESLRGTHRGKSLESLHENINSTTGGTSSFVGPPQWRHQQKSFEDGDLTPTNETSILHECGGTLPRPRGLVKPRLIAKVPALLTQQNIEDCSGLNTLKRRPPSPPKRQQSCEDNKKCHQVTVVADLHCIPTLQSKSLGKWTTDNMSPKHNLEDHIGSNASFKSNSSTESDTIPFANENAGTIKQRTIRSTNELIQPMLAEGSHYTTSSYSMHSTTSQFSLMPPSGKKEPADVLNDIGNMLANLTDELDAMLEEEKRQGLND